The Acaryochloris sp. CCMEE 5410 genome includes the window CTTAGCTTCAGAACTCGGTCGAAACTTTTGTCTCGGATTAAATCTCATCATGCGGCAGCTCTCACAGTCGAAGAATCCTCAGTAGCCCCTAAACGTTTTATTATAAGAATTTCAGCAACCTCACTACGAATGGTACTGAGTAAATCACGTGGGAAATCTCGATCCGTTGCTAAGACAATAACCTGAGAAGGTAAATCTGGTAGTGAGGCAACCAAATTTTCTTGATGTGCAACGTCCAAATGACCAAATGGTGTATCCATTACAAAAGGGGCAGCAGTTCCTGAAGCTAAGTTCAAGCCAGTGATAAACGAAAAAGCGAGTGCTTCTTTTTCACCCGCACTTAATGTTTCAGGTTTTAGCACATCTCCTGCTGCGTTTTTCAGTCCTAAGGAATAGTCTGGTTTGATGACAACCCCAACATATTCATCAGGCTTATTGGTAACGCGCTGGTGAATTTCAGAAGTAATCTGCTCAATAGTTGCCTTCCTTTCCTCGATACGCCACTCGATAAGTTCTTTTGCTGCATGTTGCAAACCCCTTGCTAGCTGGGATTGTCGCACCAGGGTATCACTTTCGCTGCGGCGGCTGACGTACTTTTCACGCTTACGTCGTAGCTGCTCTTCCTCTTGCAAAAGGCGCTCTAGGGTTTTGCTATTTCGCTCAGTTGCTTCTTTTTTTTCCTTGATAGTATATTCTGTTTCAATAACTTGTCGCCAAATCTCCTTGGATTTTTCAAAATCTAAATCACCTGTTTCTTCCTTGAGACGAGTGATAGTTTGTCGAATTTCTTGTAAATTGTCCCGTAATCCATCTCGTTCGAGACAAAGTTTCTCTAAATCAGGCAACTCGAAGCTGGCAAGGTTTTCGAGTTCCATGCGTAAGCTATCTTGCCGAAGTGCATCCATACCGATACTGCCGGATAGGTTACTTTTATCTATCTCTTGTTGAATATGAGTTCGAGTATGGTCATCCATAGGACGCCCACACAAACACATATCAGCATTGAGTAGAGCCTTAAGTTGTGAAGCTGACCCTGCTCTTCGAGCGACTGTTACGGTATTGCGTTGCATCTCATCCGCAACTTCTCGGATAAGATCTGTCAGAAGTGGGATAGGGGACTGCCTTAATGCCTCTTCTATTTTTTCCTCTCGAATGCTGATGTCTTCGCGGAAACGAGACTCTTCGCGTTGTAGCCGCAGAATCTCATTCATCTTGGTTTGTAAGGCATCGATCTGACTTGCCTCTGACTGCAGTGATTCCAGAGTTTTTATAGCGGCCTGGTGCTGTTCTTGGTAAAACTGCAGTTGTTCTTCGACAGTCGTAATCTCCTCTTGCTTATCAATGATCTGAGTGTTGAGAGCTTTAAGTTCTTGATCATCAGAATCAAGATCGCTCAGCTTATCATCCAATAAACTCAACGCTTTTGACGCATCATCACGTAAATTCATTAGTTCTGGCAGCCCTAATGTGCGTTCAATTGACTCTTTGGTCTGTTGGTTATAAAAAGATTGCGCATAACGCTTAATTTCTAACCCATCAAAGAAGAAGAACTGACTACACGCTTCAGGTAAAAGGTTTTCAATTCGCTCTCTGGAATCCCCTTGCTCGACCCCATCAATGCGGTAGCTTGCTTCACTCACTCGGGCAGTGATTGATGTACCTTTAACAACTCGCTTTGCATGGCGGCTAATTTCATGAATCTTGGCATCTCGCTCAAAGGTCAATTGAGCAGATAATTCCAGATCTGGCTTTGTTCTAACTGCAACACGATTGAAGTAGTCTCGCAAGTTAGCAGTTGGAACTCCAGAGCTTCCATATAGACACCATTGAATACCCTCTAGGAGGGATGTTTTACCAAAACCGTTATTTCCAAATAGAATCCAAATTTTTTTTTGGTCTGGGTTACGAGGGAACTCGATATGCTCGTCTTGATAACAACGCCAGTTTTGCAACCGAATACTTCTCAACTCAAAAACCATTACTCATCCTCCTGTGAGGTAATTCCAGGATAAAGAGCTGCATAACGTTCAACCATGTTTAGTAGCTGCGTTTTTATTCCAGGACGATTCTTAAGTACTACCTTTTCTTGCTCAATGGCTATCGCTTCCCGAAGCATATTCTCGGGAATCTCATACATAACAGCAAGCTCATGTATTTTCTGGTTTAAGGTGTCGTCCATACATACCTCAAAGTAAATCGGAATGGCTAATACCATAGGGTTCCAACTTATGGATCAATCTATTCACAGCCACCATACGATTCCTAGCTGAATTTGCAAACTCAGCAAATCTGCGAACCTCGCTCTTTAAAACGCTCTGTGCTGATTCAGTGGAAGGTGGAACGACTAAAACATCTACGAGTGTTGCAAAAGATTTTCCGGCTGATGCCCTCAAGATGCGTCCCCTTCGTTGCACAAACTGGCGTTCTGATGAGTCACTTGCCAGAATAATGGCTAAATCTGTTTCTGGGATATCTACACCCTCGTCCAAACACTTAACTGCTACTAATGCATCCAAACGCCCGCTGGCAAATTCTGATAACAATCCTTTGCGGTTGACGTCATCTGAGGAGTAGCGTGCAGCTCGAAAGCCTTGATGAGTTAGGAGCCGACTCGCCTCAGTTGCTTGCTCAATATCTGCACAGTAAACCATAGCTTTTCGAGGAGGGTGCTTCCTAATAATGCTGTCCAACACTGACAGTTTCGATGAAGCTGACTTAAGAATATTGGCTCGACGGATGGCTAGACGTTTCCCTTGCTCATGTTCTTCTTCATCCTTACTGTTCAACAGACGGCCAATCTTTGCAGTCAATTCCTTAAAGTCGTCGTACTCATCATCCGATAGTTCGGCCACATAAACGTGATATTCGTATTCACAGAGAATACCCACTGCGATCGCCTTTTCTAGCAGGAACTCATATACGATTCCGCCAAAATATTCCAAGACTAATTCGGTTCCTTCTTCGTCGTATTTTCGAATAGGAGTTGCTGAAAGTCCTAAGCGATAGTTAAAGTCTTCTCTTAACAGTCTTTGGTAGGTTTTAGCCCCAGTGGTGTGAACCTCATCTCCAATGAAGAGCGAATTCTTTGGCAAACCTCCAACATCCTCAAAAAGCTGAGCCACTGTATATTTGGAAAGCTCACCATAGTTACCTACGATAATAATAGGCAACTTCTCTATTGGATACCTCTTATGCTTGAGTAACCAGAGCTTACGAAATAATTCCTCTCGCCACTCTTCTGACCGACCAACTGCGACAATAGGAGGATGAAATGTAGTTCTTACCCTAAGTTCCTTGATCCATTGCTGCACAATTTCGTTTGTAGGTGCGCCAATTACAATGAGGTTTAACTTTTGAAGATTCGCTGCTCCTCCTAGCGCTGTAATTGTCTTCCCTGTCCCTGTTGCCATAGCTAGAATGCCACGATAATTAGCTTCCTGCCATGCCAGTAAAGCATCAACCTGGCGTGGTCTGAGGTCAACTTTGAGAAAGCATTGGGAAGGCTTATTAGAGCAATTTCTATGTTTTCTCCGACTAGGACCATACAGCACTTGCTTATTGGATAGTCCTGGTTCCCAAGTTGGGCGCTTCCCTGGGCAAAACTGGAGTAGCGATTTTGCCGCCGCTTCTGGAAAGCTTAAAACCTCTATATTCGGGGTTTGATCCTCCCAGAGTCTCTGGAAATTTTCTAACTTAGGCGATTTCTAGGAAAGACCTCACATACTTCTGACCACAGAATGTAATAGTGATGCATTGAATCTAACTCTGAGCATGCGTGACCAATTAACCTGGAATCAACTTGAAGATCTGAAATTTGCCTCCTCGAAAATGACAGGAGCCCGCCGCCGGGCTTTCCAGGCAGACATCGCCCTCAAATACTGTGACGGGAACCCCAATCTCACAGAAATTATCTTTGGCTGGGGTCGAAATACGGTGGCAACAGGTTTAGGTGAGAAGCGAACAGGCATGATTTGTGTGGGTGCTCAGTCGGGTTTCTGTGGCAGGAAACGTTGGGAAGACCTTCACCCAGAGGTCGCAGCCGCCTTACGGGAGCTTGCAGAAGCCCATTGCCAACAAGACCCCACCTTTTCCAGCTCAACTGCCTATACCCGCTTAACAGCGGCTGCCGCTATCACCCACTTGAGGGCGCAAGGATTTCCCCCAAGTCTGTACCGGCAAAGAGTACTATGGCCGTCGTCTTGAATCGGTTAGGCTATCGACTCCGCCCTGTCCTCAAAGCTAAACCCCAAAAAACTGCCGGAAACCGATGCCATCTTTGCCAACCTCAAACACAAAGACTTGAAAGACCATGACGGTACCGTCAAACGATTGAGCATCGATTGCAAAGCCACAGTTGAACTAGGGGAGTCCTCTCGTCGGGGCAAGACTCGAACCCAAACGAAAGCCTGTGATCACGATATGGGGAGTGGGCCAAAATATATTCCCTGCGGCATCCTAGAGGAGGACACCGATACGTTACACATCATTTTTGGCCATTCTCACAAAACAAGCGATTTTATGGTCGATAATCTCCAGGATTGGTGGAACACCCTGGCCCCCACCGAACAGCAAACCCTGCAGCTCATCCAGATCAAGTTGGATAACGGTCCTGAGAATAGTGGGGTACGCACTCAGTTTCTCAATCGACTGGTGGCATTTAGCGATCACATCGGCACCGCTATTCAACTCCTGTACTATCCGCCTTATCACAGCAAGTACAACCCCATTGAGCGATGTTGGGGGATTTTGGAGCAACACTGGAACGGAACCTTATTAACCGAT containing:
- a CDS encoding DEAD/DEAH box helicase family protein, which produces MLYGPSRRKHRNCSNKPSQCFLKVDLRPRQVDALLAWQEANYRGILAMATGTGKTITALGGAANLQKLNLIVIGAPTNEIVQQWIKELRVRTTFHPPIVAVGRSEEWREELFRKLWLLKHKRYPIEKLPIIIVGNYGELSKYTVAQLFEDVGGLPKNSLFIGDEVHTTGAKTYQRLLREDFNYRLGLSATPIRKYDEEGTELVLEYFGGIVYEFLLEKAIAVGILCEYEYHVYVAELSDDEYDDFKELTAKIGRLLNSKDEEEHEQGKRLAIRRANILKSASSKLSVLDSIIRKHPPRKAMVYCADIEQATEASRLLTHQGFRAARYSSDDVNRKGLLSEFASGRLDALVAVKCLDEGVDIPETDLAIILASDSSERQFVQRRGRILRASAGKSFATLVDVLVVPPSTESAQSVLKSEVRRFAEFANSARNRMVAVNRLIHKLEPYGISHSDLL
- a CDS encoding AAA family ATPase, whose amino-acid sequence is MVFELRSIRLQNWRCYQDEHIEFPRNPDQKKIWILFGNNGFGKTSLLEGIQWCLYGSSGVPTANLRDYFNRVAVRTKPDLELSAQLTFERDAKIHEISRHAKRVVKGTSITARVSEASYRIDGVEQGDSRERIENLLPEACSQFFFFDGLEIKRYAQSFYNQQTKESIERTLGLPELMNLRDDASKALSLLDDKLSDLDSDDQELKALNTQIIDKQEEITTVEEQLQFYQEQHQAAIKTLESLQSEASQIDALQTKMNEILRLQREESRFREDISIREEKIEEALRQSPIPLLTDLIREVADEMQRNTVTVARRAGSASQLKALLNADMCLCGRPMDDHTRTHIQQEIDKSNLSGSIGMDALRQDSLRMELENLASFELPDLEKLCLERDGLRDNLQEIRQTITRLKEETGDLDFEKSKEIWRQVIETEYTIKEKKEATERNSKTLERLLQEEEQLRRKREKYVSRRSESDTLVRQSQLARGLQHAAKELIEWRIEERKATIEQITSEIHQRVTNKPDEYVGVVIKPDYSLGLKNAAGDVLKPETLSAGEKEALAFSFITGLNLASGTAAPFVMDTPFGHLDVAHQENLVASLPDLPSQVIVLATDRDFPRDLLSTIRSEVAEILIIKRLGATEDSSTVRAAA
- a CDS encoding ISAzo13-like element transposase-related protein; the protein is MKDHDGTVKRLSIDCKATVELGESSRRGKTRTQTKACDHDMGSGPKYIPCGILEEDTDTLHIIFGHSHKTSDFMVDNLQDWWNTLAPTEQQTLQLIQIKLDNGPENSGVRTQFLNRLVAFSDHIGTAIQLLYYPPYHSKYNPIERCWGILEQHWNGTLLTDVDTLLGWARTMTWKGNHPVVTVTQKIYETGISLTKQAMKGIEKRLERHPQLPKWDILIHPI